In one window of Amblyomma americanum isolate KBUSLIRL-KWMA chromosome 9, ASM5285725v1, whole genome shotgun sequence DNA:
- the LOC144104813 gene encoding uncharacterized protein LOC144104813 isoform X1, with product MSYERKPQTRIFVGGLGDNMAKEELEREFGKYGRLNQVWVAQNPPGFAFLEFDDDRDADEAIRNMNGVVLNGSRLRVEYSRERGSRGGFRGGPRGGGGGGGYRGGPPRPPPGGGGGGGGYRSGPPRGGGGYGPRRGGGYDSWGHDDRYSAGNDSGQDYGTGSSPRYRSRSPLGAQSGYN from the exons TCGTATGAGCGAAAGCCACAGACCCGCATCTTCGTGGGCGGCCTGGGCGATAACATGGCCAAGGAGGAGTTGGAGCGCGAGTTTGGCAAGTATGGCCGCCTAAACCAAGTCTGGGTGGCACAGAACCCACCCGGGTTCGCTTTCCTGGAGTTCGATGACGACCGCGATGCGGACGAGGCCATCCGCAACATGAACGGCGTAGTGCTCAACGGCTCCCGGCTCCGTGTGGAGTACTCCCGTGAGCGGGGCTCCCGTGGGGGATTCCGCGGTGGACCAcgaggtggcggcggcggcggtggctacCGGGGCGGACCTCCGAGGCCACCTCCTGGTGGcggtggaggcggcggcggctaCCGGTCCGGGCCACCCCGCGGCGGAGGCGGCTACGGCCCGAGGCGCGGCGGAGGCTACGACTCATGGGGCCACGACGACCGCTACAGTGCCGGCAACGACAGCGGCCAGGACTATGGCACCGGCTCCAGCCCGCGGTACCGTAGCCGATCTCCCTTGGGAGCACAGAG CGGCTACAATTGA
- the LOC144104813 gene encoding serine/arginine-rich splicing factor x16-like isoform X2: MSYERKPQTRIFVGGLGDNMAKEELEREFGKYGRLNQVWVAQNPPGFAFLEFDDDRDADEAIRNMNGVVLNGSRLRVEYSRERGSRGGFRGGPRGGGGGGGYRGGPPRPPPGGGGGGGGYRSGPPRGGGGYGPRRGGGYDSWGHDDRYSAGNDSGQDYGTGSSPRGYN; the protein is encoded by the exons TCGTATGAGCGAAAGCCACAGACCCGCATCTTCGTGGGCGGCCTGGGCGATAACATGGCCAAGGAGGAGTTGGAGCGCGAGTTTGGCAAGTATGGCCGCCTAAACCAAGTCTGGGTGGCACAGAACCCACCCGGGTTCGCTTTCCTGGAGTTCGATGACGACCGCGATGCGGACGAGGCCATCCGCAACATGAACGGCGTAGTGCTCAACGGCTCCCGGCTCCGTGTGGAGTACTCCCGTGAGCGGGGCTCCCGTGGGGGATTCCGCGGTGGACCAcgaggtggcggcggcggcggtggctacCGGGGCGGACCTCCGAGGCCACCTCCTGGTGGcggtggaggcggcggcggctaCCGGTCCGGGCCACCCCGCGGCGGAGGCGGCTACGGCCCGAGGCGCGGCGGAGGCTACGACTCATGGGGCCACGACGACCGCTACAGTGCCGGCAACGACAGCGGCCAGGACTATGGCACCGGCTCCAGCCCGCG CGGCTACAATTGA